Proteins encoded together in one Microbacterium sp. LWO12-1.2 window:
- a CDS encoding SIMPL domain-containing protein, with protein sequence MTDVTITVRGENEARIAPERATIHVTVRAEGAQRAPVVDLVMRLAEPVRTSIVDRKNANSVVEWTSKSLAVRAERPWNSDGKRLAPVFYGSISLTATFAEASELSIWVSEVSAWDGVEIGWVDWQLTPETRGRVEREVAAEAVGVAVARAQAYAGALGLTEVTPLEIADVGLMARAEAAAPRR encoded by the coding sequence ATGACCGACGTCACCATCACCGTCCGCGGCGAGAACGAGGCGCGCATCGCGCCGGAACGCGCCACGATCCACGTCACTGTACGTGCCGAGGGTGCGCAGCGCGCGCCCGTCGTCGACCTCGTGATGAGGCTCGCAGAACCCGTGCGCACAAGCATCGTCGACCGCAAGAATGCGAACAGCGTGGTGGAGTGGACGAGCAAGAGCCTTGCGGTCCGCGCCGAACGGCCGTGGAACAGCGACGGCAAACGCCTCGCCCCCGTCTTCTACGGGAGCATTTCACTCACGGCCACGTTCGCCGAGGCATCCGAGCTGTCCATCTGGGTCTCCGAGGTCTCGGCGTGGGACGGCGTGGAGATCGGCTGGGTCGACTGGCAACTGACCCCGGAGACACGCGGCCGTGTCGAGCGAGAGGTCGCCGCCGAGGCTGTCGGCGTCGCTGTCGCTCGCGCGCAGGCCTACGCCGGCGCTCTCGGACTGACGGAGGTCACGCCGCTCGAGATCGCCGATGTCGGCCTGATGGCCCGCGCCGAGGCCGCTGCTCCCCGGCGATGA